Proteins from a genomic interval of Siniperca chuatsi isolate FFG_IHB_CAS linkage group LG10, ASM2008510v1, whole genome shotgun sequence:
- the si:dkey-261h17.1 gene encoding uncharacterized protein si:dkey-261h17.1 isoform X2: MPAPVWRMNGLWRRMAGVLVLCALMLSSEVMCQSTAATTASSTNITAEHDATVSASTPGTTAAPGVDVSPTVPGSIFQSDTSAGPKSSSLPETIILNPDNQDVSTSEKTAALMPNIGKTSLDVKCVGKDDIQKSNAIRAVVQTHDCETTKLIILENATGLCDKERCNVEIFQDGNTMLLTSDDAELSTLTEAFLSGHLKDKLGVTKTESPSSHGGKSNNLNNSSVFVGILVSGLLAALAITLGYLKCQRRSDTKGVTLAEEAYPVDQENQGNTLVSVAPLNPPPETQEKPSINGESPEAAKTQPPPPTNGHSTTKTADTEL, from the exons GTGAGGTGATGTGTCAAAGCACTGCAGCAACAACCGCATCATCAACAAACATCACTGCTG AGCACGATGCTACTGTCTCTGCTTCAACTCCAGGCACCACTGCTGCCCCAGGTGTAGATGTCAGTCCTACTGTTCCTGGCAGTATCTTTCAATCTGATACTTCTGCTGGTCCTAAAAGTAGCTCATTGCCAGAGACCATTATATTGAATCCTGACAACCAGGATGTAAGTACCTCGGAGAAGACTGCTGCCCTCATGCCCAACATTGGTAAAACGTCG CTTGATGTGAAGTGTGTTGGCAAGGATGACATCCAAAAAAGTAATGCCATCAGGGCTGTGGTGCAAACACATGATTGT GAAACAACTAAACTCATTATTCTGGAGAACGCTACAGGCTTGTGCGACAAGGAACGCTGTAATGTAGAAATCTTCCAAGATGGCAACACAATGCTACTGACCAGTGATGATG CTGAGTTGAGTACTTTGACTGAAGCGTTCCTGAGTGGACATTTGAAAGACAAG CTGGGTGTGACAAAGACTGAGAGCCCATCATCACATGGGGGCAAATCAAACAATCTGAATAATTCCTCTGTATTTGTGGGAATACTGGTCAGTGGTCTGCTTGCCGCCCTTGCAATCACTTTAGGTTACTTGAAATGCCAACGCAGGTCTGACACCAAGGGAGTGACGCTG GCAGAGGAGGCCTATCCAGTAGATCAGGAGAACCAGGGGAACACTCTTGTATCTGTGGCCCCCCTCAATCCCCCTCCAGAAACCCAGGAGAAACCCAGCATAAATGGAGAGTCCCCTGAGGCAGCCAAGACccagcctcctcctcccaccaACGGCCACTCCACCACCAAGACAGCAGACACCGAGCTGTGA
- the si:dkey-261h17.1 gene encoding putative GPI-anchored protein pfl2 isoform X1 codes for MPAPVWRMNGLWRRMAGVLVLCALMLSSEVMCQSTAATTASSTNITAGTTAAPGVDVSPTVPGSIFQSDTSAGPKSSSLPETIILNPDNQDVSTSEKTAALMPNIGKTSLDVKCVGKDDIQKSNAIRAVVQTHDCETTKLIILENATGLCDKERCNVEIFQDGNTMLLTSDDAELSTLTEAFLSGHLKDKLGVTKTESPSSHGGKSNNLNNSSVFVGILVSGLLAALAITLGYLKCQRRSDTKGVTLAEEAYPVDQENQGNTLVSVAPLNPPPETQEKPSINGESPEAAKTQPPPPTNGHSTTKTADTEL; via the exons GTGAGGTGATGTGTCAAAGCACTGCAGCAACAACCGCATCATCAACAAACATCACTGCTG GCACCACTGCTGCCCCAGGTGTAGATGTCAGTCCTACTGTTCCTGGCAGTATCTTTCAATCTGATACTTCTGCTGGTCCTAAAAGTAGCTCATTGCCAGAGACCATTATATTGAATCCTGACAACCAGGATGTAAGTACCTCGGAGAAGACTGCTGCCCTCATGCCCAACATTGGTAAAACGTCG CTTGATGTGAAGTGTGTTGGCAAGGATGACATCCAAAAAAGTAATGCCATCAGGGCTGTGGTGCAAACACATGATTGT GAAACAACTAAACTCATTATTCTGGAGAACGCTACAGGCTTGTGCGACAAGGAACGCTGTAATGTAGAAATCTTCCAAGATGGCAACACAATGCTACTGACCAGTGATGATG CTGAGTTGAGTACTTTGACTGAAGCGTTCCTGAGTGGACATTTGAAAGACAAG CTGGGTGTGACAAAGACTGAGAGCCCATCATCACATGGGGGCAAATCAAACAATCTGAATAATTCCTCTGTATTTGTGGGAATACTGGTCAGTGGTCTGCTTGCCGCCCTTGCAATCACTTTAGGTTACTTGAAATGCCAACGCAGGTCTGACACCAAGGGAGTGACGCTG GCAGAGGAGGCCTATCCAGTAGATCAGGAGAACCAGGGGAACACTCTTGTATCTGTGGCCCCCCTCAATCCCCCTCCAGAAACCCAGGAGAAACCCAGCATAAATGGAGAGTCCCCTGAGGCAGCCAAGACccagcctcctcctcccaccaACGGCCACTCCACCACCAAGACAGCAGACACCGAGCTGTGA
- the LOC122883687 gene encoding membrane cofactor protein-like isoform X2 produces MDVTYFLLLSYLGLAIIAQAQECSRPVAGPNMDLKDKDILLQTFPSGTTVSFACNVGYEPAGGSAFITCTAGTWSPVRLKCQRKNCGSAGEVENGHIDYPSGTEYGDESVVSCNTGYTLVGNSKLRCEAQGWVGRLPVCEVVTCDPPPMVANGAFSPDKEIYEYREVVRYTCQNDFTLNGSVSIACSEDGTFVPGPPKCTMLQCEDPNIENADWVRGSRPPHRYKATVTFRCRSGYVMTGADTQTCAINGQWSPGLPTCKRIITTTIATTTTTTHSHSTKKPTESQCEDPNIENADWVRGSRPPYRYKDTVTFQCRSGYVMTGADTQTCAINGQWSPGLPTCKPSIVPTVPPDNKGNNVGTTLGIVFGVLIFFGLIVGVMLFRKRKRKHHSPVAPTLLGVTRTG; encoded by the exons ATGGATGTCACCTACTTCCTGCTACTGAGCTATCTTGGTCTTGCCATTATTGCTCAAG cTCAAGAGTGTTCCAGACCTGTCGCAGGACCCAACATGGATTTGAAGGACAAAGACATTCTTTTACAAACTTTCCCAAGTGGGACCACAGTGTCTTTTGCCTGTAATGTTGGCTACGAGCCTGCTGGAGGGTCTGCGTTCATTACTTGTACTGCTGGCACTTGGAGTCCTGTGAGGCTGAAATGCCAGA ggAAGAACTGTGGTTCTGCTGGAGAAGTGGAAAATGGACATATTGATTACCCTAGTGGGACTGAGTATGGCGATGAAAGTGTGGTCAGTTGCAACACGGG TTACACATTGGTTGGTAACAGTAAACTCCGTTGTGAAGCCCAAGGGTGGGTGGGCAGGTTGCCTGTATGTGAAG tggTGACTTGTGATCCACCACCTATGGTTGCAAATGGTGCTTTCAGTCCAGATAAAGAAATCTATGAGTATAGAGAAGTTGTACGGTACACTTGTCAAAACGATTTTACACTCAATGGATCAGTATCAATAGCATGTTCAGAAGATGGAACATTTGTGCCTGGTCCTCCAAAATGTACCa TGTTACAATGTGAAGATCCTAATATAGAAAATGCTGACTGGGTTAGAGGTTCTCGCCCCCCTCATCGTTACAAGGCTACGGTGACATTCCGGTGCAGATCTGGATATGTTATGACTGGAGCGGATACCCAGACATGTGCGATAAATGGTCAGTGGTCACCTGGACTTCCAACATGTAAAC gGATTATAACCACAACTATAGCTACTACCACGACCACCACACATTCTCATTCCACAAAGAAACCAACAG AGTCACAATGTGAAGATCCTAATATAGAAAATGCTGACTGGGTTAGAGGTTCTCGCCCCCCTTATCGTTACAAGGATACGGTGACATTCCAGTGCAGATCTGGATATGTTATGACTGGAGCGGATACCCAGACATGTGCGATAAATGGTCAGTGGTCACCTGGACTTCCAACATGTAAAC CTTCTATTGTCCCAACTGTCCCACCTG acaATAAGGGTAATAACGTGGGTACGACGTTGGGTATTGTTTTTGGAG TACTCATCTTTTTTGGCCTCATTGTCGGAGTCATGCTATTCAGGAAAAGAAAACG TAAACATCACAGTCCTGTTGCTCCAACATTACTGGGTGTAACGAGGACTGGTTGA
- the LOC122883687 gene encoding zona pellucida sperm-binding protein 3 receptor-like isoform X6: MDVTYFLLLSYLGLAIIAQAQECSRPVAGPNMDLKDKDILLQTFPSGTTVSFACNVGYEPAGGSAFITCTAGTWSPVRLKCQRKNCGSAGEVENGHIDYPSGTEYGDESVVSCNTGYTLVGNSKLRCEAQGWVGRLPVCEVVTCDPPPMVANGAFSPDKEIYEYREVVRYTCQNDFTLNGSVSIACSEDGTFVPGPPKCTMLQCEDPNIENADWVRGSRPPHRYKATVTFRCRSGYVMTGADTQTCAINGQWSPGLPTCKQSQCEDPNIENADWVRGSRPPYRYKDTVTFQCRSGYVMTGADTQTCAINGQWSPGLPTCKPSIVPTVPPDNKGNNVGTTLGIVFGVNITVLLLQHYWV; this comes from the exons ATGGATGTCACCTACTTCCTGCTACTGAGCTATCTTGGTCTTGCCATTATTGCTCAAG cTCAAGAGTGTTCCAGACCTGTCGCAGGACCCAACATGGATTTGAAGGACAAAGACATTCTTTTACAAACTTTCCCAAGTGGGACCACAGTGTCTTTTGCCTGTAATGTTGGCTACGAGCCTGCTGGAGGGTCTGCGTTCATTACTTGTACTGCTGGCACTTGGAGTCCTGTGAGGCTGAAATGCCAGA ggAAGAACTGTGGTTCTGCTGGAGAAGTGGAAAATGGACATATTGATTACCCTAGTGGGACTGAGTATGGCGATGAAAGTGTGGTCAGTTGCAACACGGG TTACACATTGGTTGGTAACAGTAAACTCCGTTGTGAAGCCCAAGGGTGGGTGGGCAGGTTGCCTGTATGTGAAG tggTGACTTGTGATCCACCACCTATGGTTGCAAATGGTGCTTTCAGTCCAGATAAAGAAATCTATGAGTATAGAGAAGTTGTACGGTACACTTGTCAAAACGATTTTACACTCAATGGATCAGTATCAATAGCATGTTCAGAAGATGGAACATTTGTGCCTGGTCCTCCAAAATGTACCa TGTTACAATGTGAAGATCCTAATATAGAAAATGCTGACTGGGTTAGAGGTTCTCGCCCCCCTCATCGTTACAAGGCTACGGTGACATTCCGGTGCAGATCTGGATATGTTATGACTGGAGCGGATACCCAGACATGTGCGATAAATGGTCAGTGGTCACCTGGACTTCCAACATGTAAAC AGTCACAATGTGAAGATCCTAATATAGAAAATGCTGACTGGGTTAGAGGTTCTCGCCCCCCTTATCGTTACAAGGATACGGTGACATTCCAGTGCAGATCTGGATATGTTATGACTGGAGCGGATACCCAGACATGTGCGATAAATGGTCAGTGGTCACCTGGACTTCCAACATGTAAAC CTTCTATTGTCCCAACTGTCCCACCTG acaATAAGGGTAATAACGTGGGTACGACGTTGGGTATTGTTTTTGGAG TAAACATCACAGTCCTGTTGCTCCAACATTACTGGGTGTAA
- the LOC122883687 gene encoding C4b-binding protein alpha chain-like isoform X5 yields the protein MDVTYFLLLSYLGLAIIAQAQECSRPVAGPNMDLKDKDILLQTFPSGTTVSFACNVGYEPAGGSAFITCTAGTWSPVRLKCQRKNCGSAGEVENGHIDYPSGTEYGDESVVSCNTGYTLVGNSKLRCEAQGWVGRLPVCEVVTCDPPPMVANGAFSPDKEIYEYREVVRYTCQNDFTLNGSVSIACSEDGTFVPGPPKCTMLQCEDPNIENADWVRGSRPPHRYKATVTFRCRSGYVMTGADTQTCAINGQWSPGLPTCKRIITTTIATTTTTTHSHSTKKPTESQCEDPNIENADWVRGSRPPYRYKDTVTFQCRSGYVMTGADTQTCAINGQWSPGLPTCKPSIVPTVPPDNKGNNVGTTLGIVFGVNITVLLLQHYWV from the exons ATGGATGTCACCTACTTCCTGCTACTGAGCTATCTTGGTCTTGCCATTATTGCTCAAG cTCAAGAGTGTTCCAGACCTGTCGCAGGACCCAACATGGATTTGAAGGACAAAGACATTCTTTTACAAACTTTCCCAAGTGGGACCACAGTGTCTTTTGCCTGTAATGTTGGCTACGAGCCTGCTGGAGGGTCTGCGTTCATTACTTGTACTGCTGGCACTTGGAGTCCTGTGAGGCTGAAATGCCAGA ggAAGAACTGTGGTTCTGCTGGAGAAGTGGAAAATGGACATATTGATTACCCTAGTGGGACTGAGTATGGCGATGAAAGTGTGGTCAGTTGCAACACGGG TTACACATTGGTTGGTAACAGTAAACTCCGTTGTGAAGCCCAAGGGTGGGTGGGCAGGTTGCCTGTATGTGAAG tggTGACTTGTGATCCACCACCTATGGTTGCAAATGGTGCTTTCAGTCCAGATAAAGAAATCTATGAGTATAGAGAAGTTGTACGGTACACTTGTCAAAACGATTTTACACTCAATGGATCAGTATCAATAGCATGTTCAGAAGATGGAACATTTGTGCCTGGTCCTCCAAAATGTACCa TGTTACAATGTGAAGATCCTAATATAGAAAATGCTGACTGGGTTAGAGGTTCTCGCCCCCCTCATCGTTACAAGGCTACGGTGACATTCCGGTGCAGATCTGGATATGTTATGACTGGAGCGGATACCCAGACATGTGCGATAAATGGTCAGTGGTCACCTGGACTTCCAACATGTAAAC gGATTATAACCACAACTATAGCTACTACCACGACCACCACACATTCTCATTCCACAAAGAAACCAACAG AGTCACAATGTGAAGATCCTAATATAGAAAATGCTGACTGGGTTAGAGGTTCTCGCCCCCCTTATCGTTACAAGGATACGGTGACATTCCAGTGCAGATCTGGATATGTTATGACTGGAGCGGATACCCAGACATGTGCGATAAATGGTCAGTGGTCACCTGGACTTCCAACATGTAAAC CTTCTATTGTCCCAACTGTCCCACCTG acaATAAGGGTAATAACGTGGGTACGACGTTGGGTATTGTTTTTGGAG TAAACATCACAGTCCTGTTGCTCCAACATTACTGGGTGTAA
- the LOC122883687 gene encoding membrane cofactor protein-like isoform X7, translating into MDVTYFLLLSYLGLAIIAQAQECSRPVAGPNMDLKDKDILLQTFPSGTTVSFACNVGYEPAGGSAFITCTAGTWSPVRLKCQRKNCGSAGEVENGHIDYPSGTEYGDESVVSCNTGYTLVGNSKLRCEAQGWVGRLPVCEVVTCDPPPMVANGAFSPDKEIYEYREVVRYTCQNDFTLNGSVSIACSEDGTFVPGPPKCTMLQCEDPNIENADWVRGSRPPHRYKATVTFRCRSGYVMTGADTQTCAINGQWSPGLPTCKPSIVPTVPPDNKGNNVGTTLGIVFGVLIFFGLIVGVMLFRKRKRSRRSNPDKVDAKDGEAVALS; encoded by the exons ATGGATGTCACCTACTTCCTGCTACTGAGCTATCTTGGTCTTGCCATTATTGCTCAAG cTCAAGAGTGTTCCAGACCTGTCGCAGGACCCAACATGGATTTGAAGGACAAAGACATTCTTTTACAAACTTTCCCAAGTGGGACCACAGTGTCTTTTGCCTGTAATGTTGGCTACGAGCCTGCTGGAGGGTCTGCGTTCATTACTTGTACTGCTGGCACTTGGAGTCCTGTGAGGCTGAAATGCCAGA ggAAGAACTGTGGTTCTGCTGGAGAAGTGGAAAATGGACATATTGATTACCCTAGTGGGACTGAGTATGGCGATGAAAGTGTGGTCAGTTGCAACACGGG TTACACATTGGTTGGTAACAGTAAACTCCGTTGTGAAGCCCAAGGGTGGGTGGGCAGGTTGCCTGTATGTGAAG tggTGACTTGTGATCCACCACCTATGGTTGCAAATGGTGCTTTCAGTCCAGATAAAGAAATCTATGAGTATAGAGAAGTTGTACGGTACACTTGTCAAAACGATTTTACACTCAATGGATCAGTATCAATAGCATGTTCAGAAGATGGAACATTTGTGCCTGGTCCTCCAAAATGTACCa TGTTACAATGTGAAGATCCTAATATAGAAAATGCTGACTGGGTTAGAGGTTCTCGCCCCCCTCATCGTTACAAGGCTACGGTGACATTCCGGTGCAGATCTGGATATGTTATGACTGGAGCGGATACCCAGACATGTGCGATAAATGGTCAGTGGTCACCTGGACTTCCAACATGTAAAC CTTCTATTGTCCCAACTGTCCCACCTG acaATAAGGGTAATAACGTGGGTACGACGTTGGGTATTGTTTTTGGAG TACTCATCTTTTTTGGCCTCATTGTCGGAGTCATGCTATTCAGGAAAAGAAAACG CTCTCGGAGGAGCAATCCTGACAAGGTCGATGCAAAAGATGGAGAGGCAGTAGCACTCTCG TAA
- the LOC122883687 gene encoding zona pellucida sperm-binding protein 3 receptor-like isoform X4, with product MDVTYFLLLSYLGLAIIAQAQECSRPVAGPNMDLKDKDILLQTFPSGTTVSFACNVGYEPAGGSAFITCTAGTWSPVRLKCQRKNCGSAGEVENGHIDYPSGTEYGDESVVSCNTGYTLVGNSKLRCEAQGWVGRLPVCEVVTCDPPPMVANGAFSPDKEIYEYREVVRYTCQNDFTLNGSVSIACSEDGTFVPGPPKCTMLQCEDPNIENADWVRGSRPPHRYKATVTFRCRSGYVMTGADTQTCAINGQWSPGLPTCKQSQCEDPNIENADWVRGSRPPYRYKDTVTFQCRSGYVMTGADTQTCAINGQWSPGLPTCKPSIVPTVPPDNKGNNVGTTLGIVFGVLIFFGLIVGVMLFRKRKRSRRSNPDKVDAKDGEAVALS from the exons ATGGATGTCACCTACTTCCTGCTACTGAGCTATCTTGGTCTTGCCATTATTGCTCAAG cTCAAGAGTGTTCCAGACCTGTCGCAGGACCCAACATGGATTTGAAGGACAAAGACATTCTTTTACAAACTTTCCCAAGTGGGACCACAGTGTCTTTTGCCTGTAATGTTGGCTACGAGCCTGCTGGAGGGTCTGCGTTCATTACTTGTACTGCTGGCACTTGGAGTCCTGTGAGGCTGAAATGCCAGA ggAAGAACTGTGGTTCTGCTGGAGAAGTGGAAAATGGACATATTGATTACCCTAGTGGGACTGAGTATGGCGATGAAAGTGTGGTCAGTTGCAACACGGG TTACACATTGGTTGGTAACAGTAAACTCCGTTGTGAAGCCCAAGGGTGGGTGGGCAGGTTGCCTGTATGTGAAG tggTGACTTGTGATCCACCACCTATGGTTGCAAATGGTGCTTTCAGTCCAGATAAAGAAATCTATGAGTATAGAGAAGTTGTACGGTACACTTGTCAAAACGATTTTACACTCAATGGATCAGTATCAATAGCATGTTCAGAAGATGGAACATTTGTGCCTGGTCCTCCAAAATGTACCa TGTTACAATGTGAAGATCCTAATATAGAAAATGCTGACTGGGTTAGAGGTTCTCGCCCCCCTCATCGTTACAAGGCTACGGTGACATTCCGGTGCAGATCTGGATATGTTATGACTGGAGCGGATACCCAGACATGTGCGATAAATGGTCAGTGGTCACCTGGACTTCCAACATGTAAAC AGTCACAATGTGAAGATCCTAATATAGAAAATGCTGACTGGGTTAGAGGTTCTCGCCCCCCTTATCGTTACAAGGATACGGTGACATTCCAGTGCAGATCTGGATATGTTATGACTGGAGCGGATACCCAGACATGTGCGATAAATGGTCAGTGGTCACCTGGACTTCCAACATGTAAAC CTTCTATTGTCCCAACTGTCCCACCTG acaATAAGGGTAATAACGTGGGTACGACGTTGGGTATTGTTTTTGGAG TACTCATCTTTTTTGGCCTCATTGTCGGAGTCATGCTATTCAGGAAAAGAAAACG CTCTCGGAGGAGCAATCCTGACAAGGTCGATGCAAAAGATGGAGAGGCAGTAGCACTCTCG TAA
- the LOC122883687 gene encoding membrane cofactor protein-like isoform X1: MDVTYFLLLSYLGLAIIAQAQECSRPVAGPNMDLKDKDILLQTFPSGTTVSFACNVGYEPAGGSAFITCTAGTWSPVRLKCQRKNCGSAGEVENGHIDYPSGTEYGDESVVSCNTGYTLVGNSKLRCEAQGWVGRLPVCEVVTCDPPPMVANGAFSPDKEIYEYREVVRYTCQNDFTLNGSVSIACSEDGTFVPGPPKCTMLQCEDPNIENADWVRGSRPPHRYKATVTFRCRSGYVMTGADTQTCAINGQWSPGLPTCKRIITTTIATTTTTTHSHSTKKPTESQCEDPNIENADWVRGSRPPYRYKDTVTFQCRSGYVMTGADTQTCAINGQWSPGLPTCKPSIVPTVPPDNKGNNVGTTLGIVFGVLIFFGLIVGVMLFRKRKRSRRSNPDKVDAKDGEAVALS, translated from the exons ATGGATGTCACCTACTTCCTGCTACTGAGCTATCTTGGTCTTGCCATTATTGCTCAAG cTCAAGAGTGTTCCAGACCTGTCGCAGGACCCAACATGGATTTGAAGGACAAAGACATTCTTTTACAAACTTTCCCAAGTGGGACCACAGTGTCTTTTGCCTGTAATGTTGGCTACGAGCCTGCTGGAGGGTCTGCGTTCATTACTTGTACTGCTGGCACTTGGAGTCCTGTGAGGCTGAAATGCCAGA ggAAGAACTGTGGTTCTGCTGGAGAAGTGGAAAATGGACATATTGATTACCCTAGTGGGACTGAGTATGGCGATGAAAGTGTGGTCAGTTGCAACACGGG TTACACATTGGTTGGTAACAGTAAACTCCGTTGTGAAGCCCAAGGGTGGGTGGGCAGGTTGCCTGTATGTGAAG tggTGACTTGTGATCCACCACCTATGGTTGCAAATGGTGCTTTCAGTCCAGATAAAGAAATCTATGAGTATAGAGAAGTTGTACGGTACACTTGTCAAAACGATTTTACACTCAATGGATCAGTATCAATAGCATGTTCAGAAGATGGAACATTTGTGCCTGGTCCTCCAAAATGTACCa TGTTACAATGTGAAGATCCTAATATAGAAAATGCTGACTGGGTTAGAGGTTCTCGCCCCCCTCATCGTTACAAGGCTACGGTGACATTCCGGTGCAGATCTGGATATGTTATGACTGGAGCGGATACCCAGACATGTGCGATAAATGGTCAGTGGTCACCTGGACTTCCAACATGTAAAC gGATTATAACCACAACTATAGCTACTACCACGACCACCACACATTCTCATTCCACAAAGAAACCAACAG AGTCACAATGTGAAGATCCTAATATAGAAAATGCTGACTGGGTTAGAGGTTCTCGCCCCCCTTATCGTTACAAGGATACGGTGACATTCCAGTGCAGATCTGGATATGTTATGACTGGAGCGGATACCCAGACATGTGCGATAAATGGTCAGTGGTCACCTGGACTTCCAACATGTAAAC CTTCTATTGTCCCAACTGTCCCACCTG acaATAAGGGTAATAACGTGGGTACGACGTTGGGTATTGTTTTTGGAG TACTCATCTTTTTTGGCCTCATTGTCGGAGTCATGCTATTCAGGAAAAGAAAACG CTCTCGGAGGAGCAATCCTGACAAGGTCGATGCAAAAGATGGAGAGGCAGTAGCACTCTCG TAA
- the LOC122883687 gene encoding C4b-binding protein alpha chain-like isoform X3: MDVTYFLLLSYLGLAIIAQAQECSRPVAGPNMDLKDKDILLQTFPSGTTVSFACNVGYEPAGGSAFITCTAGTWSPVRLKCQRKNCGSAGEVENGHIDYPSGTEYGDESVVSCNTGYTLVGNSKLRCEAQGWVGRLPVCEVVTCDPPPMVANGAFSPDKEIYEYREVVRYTCQNDFTLNGSVSIACSEDGTFVPGPPKCTMLQCEDPNIENADWVRGSRPPHRYKATVTFRCRSGYVMTGADTQTCAINGQWSPGLPTCKRIITTTIATTTTTTHSHSTKKPTESQCEDPNIENADWVRGSRPPYRYKDTVTFQCRSGYVMTGADTQTCAINGQWSPGLPTCKPSIVPTVPPDNKGNNVGTTLGIVFGALGGAILTRSMQKMERQ; the protein is encoded by the exons ATGGATGTCACCTACTTCCTGCTACTGAGCTATCTTGGTCTTGCCATTATTGCTCAAG cTCAAGAGTGTTCCAGACCTGTCGCAGGACCCAACATGGATTTGAAGGACAAAGACATTCTTTTACAAACTTTCCCAAGTGGGACCACAGTGTCTTTTGCCTGTAATGTTGGCTACGAGCCTGCTGGAGGGTCTGCGTTCATTACTTGTACTGCTGGCACTTGGAGTCCTGTGAGGCTGAAATGCCAGA ggAAGAACTGTGGTTCTGCTGGAGAAGTGGAAAATGGACATATTGATTACCCTAGTGGGACTGAGTATGGCGATGAAAGTGTGGTCAGTTGCAACACGGG TTACACATTGGTTGGTAACAGTAAACTCCGTTGTGAAGCCCAAGGGTGGGTGGGCAGGTTGCCTGTATGTGAAG tggTGACTTGTGATCCACCACCTATGGTTGCAAATGGTGCTTTCAGTCCAGATAAAGAAATCTATGAGTATAGAGAAGTTGTACGGTACACTTGTCAAAACGATTTTACACTCAATGGATCAGTATCAATAGCATGTTCAGAAGATGGAACATTTGTGCCTGGTCCTCCAAAATGTACCa TGTTACAATGTGAAGATCCTAATATAGAAAATGCTGACTGGGTTAGAGGTTCTCGCCCCCCTCATCGTTACAAGGCTACGGTGACATTCCGGTGCAGATCTGGATATGTTATGACTGGAGCGGATACCCAGACATGTGCGATAAATGGTCAGTGGTCACCTGGACTTCCAACATGTAAAC gGATTATAACCACAACTATAGCTACTACCACGACCACCACACATTCTCATTCCACAAAGAAACCAACAG AGTCACAATGTGAAGATCCTAATATAGAAAATGCTGACTGGGTTAGAGGTTCTCGCCCCCCTTATCGTTACAAGGATACGGTGACATTCCAGTGCAGATCTGGATATGTTATGACTGGAGCGGATACCCAGACATGTGCGATAAATGGTCAGTGGTCACCTGGACTTCCAACATGTAAAC CTTCTATTGTCCCAACTGTCCCACCTG acaATAAGGGTAATAACGTGGGTACGACGTTGGGTATTGTTTTTGGAG CTCTCGGAGGAGCAATCCTGACAAGGTCGATGCAAAAGATGGAGAGGCAGTAG